The proteins below come from a single Methanothrix thermoacetophila PT genomic window:
- a CDS encoding MBL fold metallo-hydrolase produces MVEGLQLKIVIENTTSHHKPGLRGQHGLSVLIEADLGSESMCILMDTGASSDVLLHNMDVLGIDSDDIDLIFLSHGHYDHTGGLMGLLKHMKRHVPILAHPGIFAPKLRSEPFLRSIGIPFTRCEAEGAGAVLLLSRTPVTLAPGIMTTGEVERRTSFERVEGFWTIVDGTYREDRIDDDQALVISIENRGLVVISGCAHSGIVNIVDQARRLTDSNAICAVIGGFHLMGSEDERIRRTAGALLDLDPEIVRPGHCTGSRAISQLQEILGDRCRPLFTGDVIEI; encoded by the coding sequence ATGGTTGAAGGATTGCAGCTCAAGATTGTGATCGAGAACACCACCAGCCATCACAAACCCGGGCTCCGGGGGCAGCACGGTCTCTCCGTACTGATCGAGGCAGACCTCGGCTCAGAGAGCATGTGCATTCTCATGGATACTGGAGCATCTTCAGATGTGCTGCTCCACAACATGGATGTGCTTGGCATCGATTCAGATGATATAGATCTGATATTCCTCAGCCACGGGCATTACGATCACACTGGCGGTTTGATGGGTCTGCTGAAACATATGAAACGCCATGTGCCGATCCTGGCTCATCCCGGGATCTTCGCTCCAAAGCTCAGGTCCGAACCCTTCCTGAGGAGCATAGGCATTCCATTCACACGATGCGAGGCTGAAGGCGCAGGGGCTGTGTTGCTGCTGTCGAGAACCCCTGTGACGCTTGCCCCGGGTATAATGACGACAGGAGAGGTCGAAAGAAGAACGTCATTCGAGAGGGTCGAGGGGTTCTGGACAATAGTTGATGGGACCTACCGGGAGGACAGAATTGATGATGATCAGGCCCTAGTAATTAGCATCGAGAATCGCGGTCTGGTCGTGATATCAGGATGCGCGCACTCCGGGATTGTAAACATCGTCGATCAGGCGAGGAGGCTCACAGACTCAAATGCAATATGCGCGGTGATCGGGGGCTTCCACCTCATGGGATCTGAGGACGAGCGGATCCGCAGGACCGCTGGGGCTCTGCTCGATCTGGATCCCGAGATCGTGCGGCCAGGCCACTGCACAGGCTCCCGTGCGATCTCACAGTTGCAGGAGATCCTGGGGGACCGATGCCGGCCGCTCTTCACAGGGGATGTCATAGAGATATGA